From a region of the Balaenoptera musculus isolate JJ_BM4_2016_0621 chromosome 15, mBalMus1.pri.v3, whole genome shotgun sequence genome:
- the SLC52A3 gene encoding LOW QUALITY PROTEIN: solute carrier family 52, riboflavin transporter, member 3 (The sequence of the model RefSeq protein was modified relative to this genomic sequence to represent the inferred CDS: inserted 3 bases in 2 codons; deleted 5 bases in 3 codons) translates to MAFLIHLLVCTFGMGSWVAINGLWVELPLLVTELPEGWYLPSYLTVIIQLANIGPLLVTLLHHFQPGCLSEVPIIFTVLGVGTIACTLFAFLWNVTSWVLGSHHSIAFLVLTFFLALVDCTSSVTFLPFMSRLPTHYLTTFFVGEGLSGLLPALVALAQGSGLTTCVNITETSDTTPIPETTRNMDSPQGASSTLVSELARTAPSVVHLESHYLPAXFSPLVFFLLSPLMMACCLIAFFFLQASTQALGASIEDSSPLSQPSHSIRPQEGKDLAPQARRTAARARILWRRKTAPRHLAHLTFIYILVAFVNALTNGCYPPCRPNSCLSYGPVAYHCPLTLSSMANPLACFLSMFLPNRSLPFLGVLTALGTGFGAYNMAMAVMSPCPLMQGHWGGEVLIVASWVLFIGCLSYVKVMLGVILRDRSRSALLWCGAAVQLGSLLGALIMFPLVNVLXAFSSADFCSLQCST, encoded by the exons ATGGCCTTCCTGATACACCTGCTGGTCTGTACCTTCGGGATGGGCTCCTGGGTGGCCATCAACGGGCTCTGGGTAGAGCTGCCCCTGCTGGTAACGGAGCTGCCCGAGGGCTGGTACCTGCCCTCCTACCTCACAGTAATCATCCAGCTGGCCAACATTGGCCCCCTGCTGGTCACCCTACTCCATCACTTCCAACCCGGCTGCCTTTCTGAGGTGCCTATCATCTTCACTGTGCTGGGGGTGGGCACCATCGCCTGCACCCTCTTCGCCTTCCTCTGGAACGTCACCTCCTGGGTGCTGGGCAGCCACCACAGCATCGCCTTCCTGGTCCTCACCTTCTTCCTGGCCCTGGTGGACTGCACCTCCTCCGTCACCTTCCTGCCCTTCATGAGCAGGCTGCCCACCCACTACCTCACCACCTTCTTTGTGGGTGAAGGACTCAGCGGCCTCCTGCCTGCCCTGGTGGCTCTTGCCCAGGGCTCGGGTCTCACCACCTGTGTCAACATCACTGAGACATCAGACACCACCCCGATCCCTGAGACCACCAGGAACATGGACAGCCCACAG GGAGCTAGCAGCACTTTGGTGTCTGAGCTCGCTAGGACGGCACCCTCCGTGGTCCATCTGGAAAGCCACTACCTCCCCG CCTTCTCGCCCTTGGTcttcttcctcctgtctcctctcaTGATGGCCTGCTGCctcattgctttctttttcctccaagcGTCAACCCAGGCGCTGGGAGCTTCCATAGAAGACTCCTCACCTCTCAGTCAACCCTCCCACTCCATCCGGCCGCAGGAAGGGAAGGACCTGGCCCCCCAGGCCCGGAGGACAGCGGCAAGGGCCAGGATCCTCTGGAGGAGGAAGACAGCCCCCCGGCACCTGGCCCACCTGACCTTCATCTACATCCTGGTGGCCTTTGTGAACGCGCTCACCAACGGC TGCTACCCTCCGTGCAGACCTAACTCCTGCCTGTCCTATGGGCCTGTGGCCTACCAC TGTCCGCTCACCCTCAGCTCCATGGCCAACCCTCTCGCCTGCTTCCTCTCCATGTTTCTG CCTAACAG GTCTCTGCCATTCCTGGGGGTCCTTACAGCGCTCGGGACCGGCTTTGGGGCCTACAACATGGCCATGGCCGTGATGAGCCCCTGCCCCCTCATGCAGGGCCACTGGGGTGGAGAAGTCCTCATC GTGGCTTCGTGGGTGCTGTTCATTGGCTGTCTGAGCTATGTCAAGGTGATGCTGGGCGTGATCCTGCGTGACCGTAGCCGCAGCGCCCTCTTGTGGTGCGGGGCGGCGGTGCAGCTGGGCTCGCTCCTCGGAGCGCTTATCATGTTCCCACTGGTCAACGTGTT AGCTTTCTCTTCCGCTGACTTCTGCAGCCTGCAGTGCTCCACCTAG